One genomic window of Streptomyces sp. NBC_01498 includes the following:
- a CDS encoding chitosanase: MKPVTRLFLIGAPVLVAVSVFFGGDGDDSEVLADHPPERAASAAPNPLASASDDEKAELEARIGKMPPGLAEPGKKEIASRIVASAEYSTLDWRSQYDVIEDMDDGNGYTAGVIGFCSGTNDMLQLVEEYTKDHPGNPLEPYLPALREVDGTDSHEGLDPGFPEAWEKAAEEPAFREAQDRTRDRVYFDPAVRLAKMDGLGTLGQFIYYDAMLLHGPGLEAGGFYGIRHAAMKQAKTAAEGGSEKKYLNAFLDRSRAVIRTKVTETQRDTSRIDTAQRVFLKEGNLDLKLPLRWKVYGEPFRLPAS, encoded by the coding sequence GTGAAGCCTGTCACCCGTCTTTTCCTCATCGGCGCGCCCGTGCTGGTCGCCGTCTCCGTCTTCTTCGGCGGGGACGGCGACGACTCCGAGGTCCTGGCCGACCACCCGCCGGAGCGCGCGGCGAGTGCCGCGCCCAATCCGCTGGCGTCCGCGAGTGACGACGAGAAGGCGGAGCTGGAGGCGCGGATCGGGAAGATGCCGCCGGGGCTCGCCGAACCCGGCAAGAAGGAGATCGCCTCGCGGATCGTGGCGAGCGCGGAGTACTCCACGCTCGACTGGCGCAGCCAGTACGACGTGATCGAGGACATGGACGACGGCAACGGCTACACGGCCGGGGTCATCGGCTTCTGCTCGGGGACCAACGACATGCTCCAGCTGGTCGAGGAATACACCAAGGACCATCCCGGCAATCCGCTGGAGCCGTATCTGCCCGCGCTGCGCGAGGTCGACGGCACCGACTCGCACGAGGGCCTGGATCCGGGATTCCCCGAGGCGTGGGAGAAGGCCGCCGAGGAGCCCGCCTTCCGCGAGGCCCAGGACAGGACCCGGGACCGGGTCTACTTCGACCCGGCGGTGCGGCTGGCGAAGATGGACGGCCTCGGCACGCTCGGCCAGTTCATCTACTACGACGCGATGCTGCTGCACGGGCCCGGCCTTGAGGCGGGCGGCTTCTACGGCATCCGGCACGCGGCGATGAAGCAGGCGAAGACGGCGGCCGAGGGCGGTTCGGAGAAGAAGTACCTGAACGCGTTCCTCGACCGGAGCCGGGCGGTGATCCGGACGAAGGTCACCGAGACGCAGCGGGACACCTCACGCATCGACACGGCACAGCGGGTCTTCCTCAAGGAGGGCAACCTGGACCTGAAGCTGCCCCTGCGATGGAAGGTGTACGGAGAACCGTTCCGGCTTCCCGCTTCCTGA
- the ligD gene encoding non-homologous end-joining DNA ligase encodes MASKGAATELEVGGRTVRLSSPDKIYFPDRGFTKLDVARYYIAVGEGITRALRNRPTTLERWIEGIAGESFYQKRVPKNLPDWIPTARIAFPSGRTADEMCPTEPAAVLWAANLGTLTFHPWPVRRDDTEHPDELRIDLDPQPGTDFGDAVRAAHELHALLDEQGLNGRPKTSGGRGLHVFVAIEPRWTFTQVRRCAIAVGRELERRMPGRVTTAWWKEERGEKIFVDYNQTARDRTIASAYSVRPNPYATVSAPLRWDELDDISPRDFDIATMPARFAELGDLHADMDAEAYGLEGLLELAARDERDHGHGDLPYPPDYPKMPGEPLRVQPSRARKQPGKPPPDPA; translated from the coding sequence ATGGCGAGCAAGGGCGCGGCGACGGAGCTGGAGGTGGGCGGGCGGACCGTACGGCTGTCCAGCCCGGACAAGATCTACTTCCCCGACCGGGGGTTCACCAAGCTGGACGTCGCCCGGTACTACATCGCGGTGGGGGAGGGGATCACCCGCGCCCTGCGGAACCGGCCGACCACCCTGGAACGCTGGATCGAGGGCATCGCCGGCGAGTCCTTCTACCAGAAGCGGGTGCCCAAGAACCTCCCCGACTGGATCCCCACCGCCCGGATCGCCTTCCCCAGCGGACGCACCGCCGACGAGATGTGCCCCACCGAACCCGCCGCCGTGCTCTGGGCGGCCAACCTCGGCACCCTCACCTTCCACCCCTGGCCGGTACGGCGCGACGACACCGAGCACCCCGACGAACTGCGCATCGACCTGGACCCGCAGCCCGGCACCGACTTCGGGGACGCGGTCCGGGCCGCCCACGAGCTGCACGCGCTCCTGGACGAACAGGGCCTGAACGGCAGGCCCAAGACCTCCGGCGGACGCGGACTGCACGTGTTCGTGGCCATCGAACCCCGCTGGACCTTCACCCAGGTACGGCGCTGCGCCATCGCCGTCGGCCGGGAACTGGAACGGCGCATGCCGGGCCGGGTCACCACCGCGTGGTGGAAGGAGGAGCGCGGCGAGAAGATCTTCGTGGACTACAACCAGACCGCGCGCGACCGCACCATCGCCTCGGCCTACTCGGTGCGCCCCAACCCGTACGCCACGGTCTCCGCGCCGCTGCGCTGGGACGAACTGGACGACATCTCCCCGCGTGACTTCGACATCGCGACGATGCCCGCCCGCTTCGCCGAACTCGGCGACCTGCACGCGGACATGGACGCGGAGGCGTACGGCCTGGAGGGCCTGCTGGAGCTGGCCGCGCGGGACGAGCGCGACCACGGCCACGGCGACCTGCCCTACCCGCCGGACTACCCGAAGATGCCCGGCGAACCCCTGCGCGTCCAGCCGAGCCGGGCCCGTAAGCAGCCGGGGAAGCCGCCGCCCGACCCGGCGTGA
- a CDS encoding YchJ family protein, whose amino-acid sequence MVRRPARPTRPSAGPRTSATPPASRDASPCLCGLPASYGECCGRFHSALAAAPTAERLMRARYSAFAVGDEPYLIRSWHPVTRPSRVDLDAAMRWAGLEILATTDGSAFHTTGTVTFRARYTRRGERGTLHERSRFERHDGAWVYVEGTFVDD is encoded by the coding sequence ATGGTCCGACGCCCCGCACGCCCCACGCGCCCCTCCGCCGGCCCGCGCACGTCGGCGACCCCGCCCGCCTCGCGTGACGCCTCGCCCTGTCTGTGCGGACTGCCCGCCTCCTACGGAGAGTGCTGCGGCCGGTTCCACTCCGCGCTCGCCGCCGCCCCCACCGCCGAGCGCCTGATGCGCGCCCGCTACAGCGCCTTCGCGGTGGGCGACGAGCCGTACCTGATACGCAGCTGGCACCCCGTCACCCGGCCCTCCCGGGTCGACCTCGACGCGGCCATGCGCTGGGCGGGCCTGGAGATCCTGGCCACCACGGACGGCAGCGCCTTCCACACCACCGGCACCGTCACCTTCCGCGCCCGCTACACCCGGCGCGGCGAGCGGGGAACACTGCACGAGCGGAGCCGCTTCGAGCGCCACGACGGAGCCTGGGTCTATGTCGAGGGCACCTTCGTCGACGACTGA
- a CDS encoding SAM-dependent methyltransferase, with protein MTGHDPIDTSRPHPARMYDWFLGGKDNYPVDEDMARQLLELNPLGREMAKCNRAFMHRAIRWLGANAGIHQYLDIGTGIPTEPNLHQIAQEVSPEARVVYTDNDPIVLRHAEALLRSSPEGLTEYIQADAREPDRIVEQAGKILDFDKPVALSLIALLHFVPDEDGAYELVRKLLEPLAPGSYVVVSHVTGDYDPAGSDKASELYKSKGVPLALRSREEVARFFDGLELVEPGVSLVAEWRPELGEVVPVPGDGLIPGYVGVARKP; from the coding sequence ATGACCGGGCATGACCCCATCGACACCAGCAGACCGCATCCCGCCCGGATGTACGACTGGTTCCTCGGCGGCAAGGACAACTATCCGGTCGACGAGGACATGGCCCGGCAGCTCCTCGAACTCAACCCGCTCGGCCGGGAGATGGCCAAGTGCAACCGCGCGTTCATGCACCGGGCCATCCGCTGGCTCGGCGCCAACGCCGGTATCCACCAGTACCTCGACATCGGCACGGGCATCCCGACCGAGCCCAACCTGCACCAGATAGCCCAGGAGGTCTCCCCGGAGGCCCGCGTCGTCTACACGGACAACGACCCCATCGTGCTCCGGCACGCCGAGGCACTGCTCCGCAGCAGCCCCGAGGGCCTCACCGAGTACATCCAGGCCGACGCGCGCGAACCCGACCGGATCGTCGAACAGGCCGGCAAGATCCTGGACTTCGACAAGCCGGTGGCCCTCTCGCTCATCGCGCTGCTGCACTTCGTCCCGGACGAGGACGGCGCGTACGAACTGGTCCGCAAGCTGCTGGAACCGCTGGCGCCCGGCAGTTACGTGGTCGTCTCCCACGTCACGGGCGACTACGACCCGGCCGGTTCGGACAAGGCGTCGGAGCTCTACAAGTCCAAGGGCGTGCCGCTCGCGCTGCGTTCCCGCGAGGAGGTCGCCCGCTTCTTCGACGGCCTCGAACTGGTCGAGCCCGGTGTCTCCCTGGTCGCCGAGTGGCGGCCGGAGCTGGGCGAGGTCGTACCCGTCCCGGGCGACGGGCTCATCCCCGGTTACGTGGGCGTGGCCCGCAAGCCCTGA
- a CDS encoding ATP-dependent DNA ligase: protein MDLPVMPPMKPMLAKSVARIPPGMQYEAKWDGFRAVVHRDGDEVVIGSRNGKPLTRYFPELVTAFLRELPERCVVDGEIVIAYEGRLDFDRLSERIHPADSRVRTLAERTPASFVAFDLLALGDRSLLSTAQSERRAALADALEGAGAPVHLAPATTDVELAEEWFRRYEGAGLDGVVAKPLDLPYRPDVRVMYKIKHERTADVVVAGYRLHKSGPVVGSLLLGLHDTAGTLQHVGVCAAFPMKRRAELVEELAPLLMESAEGHPWAAWARESAHEGARLPGAPSRWTGKKDLSWVAVRPERVCEVAYDHMEGDRFRHTAQFRRWRPDRAPGDCTYAQLEEPVRYDLAEVLASG, encoded by the coding sequence ATGGATCTGCCGGTGATGCCTCCGATGAAACCGATGCTGGCCAAGTCCGTGGCGCGTATCCCGCCCGGTATGCAGTACGAGGCCAAGTGGGACGGCTTCCGTGCCGTCGTGCACCGGGACGGGGACGAGGTGGTGATCGGCAGCCGCAACGGCAAGCCGCTGACCCGGTACTTCCCGGAGCTGGTCACCGCGTTCCTGCGGGAGCTGCCGGAGCGGTGCGTGGTCGACGGCGAGATCGTGATCGCGTACGAGGGCCGGCTGGACTTCGACCGGCTCAGCGAGCGCATCCATCCGGCGGACTCCCGGGTGCGGACGCTGGCCGAGCGGACCCCGGCGAGCTTCGTCGCCTTCGACCTGCTCGCCCTCGGTGACCGGTCGCTGCTGTCCACCGCGCAGTCCGAGCGCCGGGCCGCCCTGGCCGACGCGCTGGAGGGGGCCGGGGCCCCGGTCCATCTGGCACCGGCGACGACGGACGTGGAGCTGGCGGAGGAGTGGTTCCGGCGCTACGAGGGTGCCGGGCTGGACGGGGTGGTCGCCAAACCGCTGGATCTGCCGTACCGGCCGGACGTCCGGGTGATGTACAAGATCAAGCACGAGCGGACGGCTGACGTGGTGGTGGCCGGATATCGCCTCCACAAGAGCGGTCCGGTCGTCGGCTCGCTGCTGCTGGGCCTGCACGACACGGCGGGGACGCTCCAGCACGTGGGGGTGTGCGCCGCGTTCCCGATGAAGCGCCGGGCGGAGCTGGTGGAGGAGCTGGCACCGCTGCTGATGGAGTCCGCCGAGGGGCACCCGTGGGCCGCGTGGGCGCGGGAGTCGGCCCACGAGGGCGCCCGGCTGCCGGGGGCGCCGAGCCGCTGGACGGGCAAGAAGGACCTGTCCTGGGTGGCGGTGCGGCCGGAGCGGGTGTGCGAGGTGGCGTACGACCACATGGAGGGCGACCGGTTCCGCCACACGGCCCAGTTCCGGCGGTGGCGCCCGGACCGGGCGCCCGGGGACTGCACGTACGCGCAGTTGGAGGAGCCGGTGCGGTACGACCTGGCGGAGGTGCTCGCCTCCGGCTGA
- a CDS encoding OmpL47-type beta-barrel domain-containing protein translates to MLVLGLTSTQAYGRSDNGKSPIAAAQVLNWTAGNSTTEYLTFPTTAVAGPATIVFTNNTSTGNTTSMPHTVTFDTSNPEYNNDVTLNLMASPEDAQGGVQTAEVVLTPGTYRYFCTIPGHGMMTGTFTVTEGGGGEDTTAPETAAAIDGDQNGDGAYVGQATVTLSATDAGSGVDTIEYAVGADGEWQPYTTPVVVDTVGEHAIRYRATDKAGNAAAEKTAAFTVAPIPSDDTTAPETSATVTGEQDDNGAYLSMATVTVTASDTGSGVNTIQYAVGASGAWQTYEAPVMVHELGTHKIRYRATDKAGNAAAEKAVDFTVVEPPVADTTAPVSTVAVSGDKNSDGAYITSATATVKATDGESGVEKIEYSLDGGPYLAYTTPVIVDAVGYHKLAHRATDKAGNTSVAKEVTFTIAQGGGVPAPNCPEYDVRLTVIVGAVDTGVPNRLTTRRCTVNELIEDEKDWSSHALFLKHVATVLDKLQADGVIDQREHTKITKAAKQSKIGKPGQTTGYRTIFDGTQSTFSKWAQVGGGKFSLTADGAMTSSTTVAGMGMLWFPERKYDDFSLKLQFRDDAPGTGNANGGVFVRFPDVNGHPQESRPEWVAINYGHEVQILDRPDGDMYKTGSLYGFDRVGLAGAGVTPKGSWNDYEIRVVDQHYTILRNGVVINEFDNIGGQQFTPPRDGDPGTDGRRYASGYVGLQVHGTTDVISYRDIRIQEL, encoded by the coding sequence ATGCTGGTGCTGGGGCTGACCTCGACACAGGCATACGGACGTAGCGACAACGGGAAGTCGCCGATCGCGGCGGCCCAGGTGCTCAACTGGACGGCCGGGAACTCCACCACGGAGTACCTGACGTTCCCGACGACGGCCGTCGCGGGTCCCGCGACGATCGTCTTCACGAACAACACGTCGACCGGCAACACCACGTCGATGCCGCACACGGTCACGTTCGACACCTCGAACCCCGAGTACAACAACGACGTGACGCTCAATCTGATGGCCAGTCCCGAGGACGCGCAGGGCGGCGTGCAGACGGCCGAGGTCGTACTGACCCCGGGCACCTACCGCTACTTCTGCACCATCCCCGGTCACGGCATGATGACCGGCACCTTCACCGTCACCGAGGGGGGCGGCGGCGAGGACACCACCGCGCCCGAGACGGCCGCCGCGATCGACGGCGACCAGAACGGCGACGGCGCGTACGTCGGCCAGGCCACGGTGACGCTCTCCGCCACCGACGCCGGTTCGGGTGTCGACACGATCGAGTACGCGGTCGGGGCCGACGGCGAGTGGCAGCCGTACACCACTCCCGTGGTGGTCGACACGGTCGGCGAACACGCCATCAGATACCGGGCGACCGACAAGGCGGGCAACGCCGCCGCCGAGAAGACGGCCGCGTTCACCGTCGCGCCGATCCCCTCGGACGACACGACCGCGCCGGAGACCTCGGCGACCGTCACCGGTGAGCAGGACGACAACGGCGCGTACCTGAGCATGGCCACGGTCACCGTGACCGCGTCGGACACCGGTTCGGGCGTCAACACCATCCAGTACGCGGTCGGGGCGAGCGGTGCCTGGCAGACGTACGAGGCGCCGGTGATGGTCCACGAGCTCGGCACGCACAAGATCCGCTACCGCGCCACCGACAAGGCGGGCAACGCCGCCGCCGAGAAGGCCGTCGACTTCACCGTCGTCGAACCTCCGGTGGCGGACACCACCGCCCCGGTGTCGACGGTCGCGGTGAGCGGTGACAAGAACTCCGACGGCGCGTACATCACCAGCGCCACGGCGACGGTCAAGGCGACCGACGGCGAGTCGGGGGTCGAGAAGATCGAGTACTCGCTGGACGGCGGTCCGTATCTGGCGTACACCACGCCCGTGATCGTCGACGCGGTGGGCTACCACAAGCTGGCGCACCGGGCGACGGACAAGGCGGGCAACACCTCGGTGGCCAAGGAGGTGACGTTCACCATCGCCCAGGGCGGTGGCGTTCCGGCCCCCAACTGCCCCGAGTACGACGTCCGTCTGACGGTCATCGTCGGCGCCGTCGACACCGGTGTGCCGAACCGTCTGACCACCCGCCGCTGCACGGTCAACGAGCTGATCGAGGACGAGAAGGACTGGTCCTCGCACGCGCTGTTCCTGAAGCATGTCGCCACCGTGCTCGACAAGCTCCAGGCGGACGGTGTGATCGACCAGCGCGAGCACACGAAGATCACGAAGGCCGCCAAGCAGTCGAAGATCGGCAAGCCGGGTCAGACGACCGGCTACCGCACGATCTTCGACGGCACCCAGTCGACCTTCTCCAAGTGGGCCCAGGTCGGCGGCGGCAAGTTCTCGCTGACCGCCGACGGCGCGATGACGAGCAGCACCACCGTCGCGGGCATGGGCATGCTGTGGTTCCCGGAGCGGAAGTACGACGACTTCTCGCTGAAGCTCCAGTTCCGTGACGACGCCCCGGGCACGGGCAACGCCAACGGCGGTGTCTTCGTGCGCTTCCCGGACGTCAACGGTCACCCGCAGGAGAGCCGGCCGGAATGGGTCGCCATCAACTACGGGCACGAGGTCCAGATCCTGGACCGCCCGGACGGCGACATGTACAAGACCGGGTCGCTCTACGGCTTCGACCGGGTCGGCCTGGCCGGCGCGGGCGTCACCCCGAAGGGCAGCTGGAACGACTACGAGATCCGGGTGGTCGACCAGCACTACACGATCCTGCGCAACGGTGTCGTCATCAACGAGTTCGACAACATCGGCGGTCAGCAGTTCACCCCGCCGCGTGACGGAGACCCGGGCACCGACGGCCGGCGGTACGCCTCCGGCTATGTCGGTCTCCAGGTCCACGGCACGACGGATGTCATCTCGTACCGCGACATCCGGATCCAGGAGCTCTGA
- a CDS encoding multicopper oxidase domain-containing protein, with product MDRRSFNRRLMAGGAVAATGVTSLSVASASSAAPAPMAAAAGPRRAPAGGTVHHLTMVAERLGTGKIGYGFEQGKATVPGPLIDIVEGDTVHIEFTNLTDVDASLHVHGVDYDIANDGTRMNKSHVPPGGKRTYTWRTHKPGKRADGTYREGSAGYWHYHDHVVGTDHGTGGIRQGLYGGLVVRREGDILPDKQFTIVFNDMQINNLPGNQSPNFEATVGERLEVVMITHGEFYHTFHIHGHRWADNRTGLLSGAGDTSRIIDNKITGPADSFGLQIIAGEGVGAGAWMYHCHVQSHSDQGMAGLFLIAKPDGTIPGYEPHHPAPAKKDAKGAARGASAQGGHTGH from the coding sequence ATGGACCGAAGGAGTTTCAACCGGCGCCTGATGGCCGGCGGCGCGGTCGCGGCAACAGGCGTGACATCGTTGTCCGTTGCCTCGGCCTCCTCGGCCGCCCCCGCGCCCATGGCCGCCGCGGCGGGCCCGCGGCGGGCACCGGCCGGCGGCACGGTGCACCATCTGACCATGGTGGCCGAGCGGTTGGGCACGGGGAAGATCGGCTACGGCTTCGAGCAGGGCAAGGCGACCGTCCCGGGCCCGCTGATCGACATCGTCGAGGGCGACACCGTCCACATCGAGTTCACCAATCTGACGGACGTCGACGCCAGCCTCCATGTCCACGGGGTCGACTACGACATCGCCAACGACGGCACCCGTATGAACAAGAGCCATGTACCGCCCGGCGGAAAGCGCACCTACACCTGGCGCACCCACAAGCCCGGCAAGCGCGCCGACGGCACGTACCGCGAGGGCAGCGCGGGCTACTGGCACTACCACGACCACGTCGTGGGCACCGACCACGGCACGGGCGGCATCAGGCAGGGCCTCTACGGCGGTCTGGTGGTCCGCCGGGAGGGCGACATCCTCCCCGACAAGCAGTTCACGATCGTCTTCAACGACATGCAGATCAACAATCTGCCGGGCAATCAGAGCCCCAACTTCGAGGCCACGGTGGGCGAGCGCCTCGAAGTCGTCATGATCACGCACGGCGAGTTCTACCACACGTTCCACATCCACGGTCACCGCTGGGCCGACAACCGGACCGGCCTGCTCAGCGGCGCCGGCGACACCAGCCGGATCATCGACAACAAGATCACCGGACCCGCCGACTCCTTCGGACTCCAGATCATCGCGGGCGAGGGCGTCGGCGCGGGCGCGTGGATGTACCACTGCCATGTGCAGAGCCACTCCGACCAGGGCATGGCGGGCCTGTTCCTGATCGCCAAGCCGGACGGGACGATCCCGGGGTACGAGCCGCACCACCCGGCACCCGCGAAGAAGGACGCGAAGGGCGCGGCCAGGGGCGCGAGCGCGCAGGGCGGCCACACGGGTCACTGA
- a CDS encoding ThuA domain-containing protein: MQRVPRRRSRSRRAMAAAVVAGTMAATLLGGNAVAGPYPEPRATTLSLPSPPGGKNVKVLVFHGSASEESPTVNAGIEAIEKIGQSGQTGQRFTTVTNGDGSVFTNATKLGTFNAVVFLTGGGDVLDPEQEAGLEAFVEAGGGFVGIRDAARTEPYSEWFTGLIGARPAGTSPDTVQRATVEVGDRQHPATKNLPREWKRSDKWFNWETNPTGDVHTVARLRESTYNPGTGANGADHPISWCRDYDGGRSFYTGMGGTVDSYAEADFRDHLRGALLWTTRISRADCKASITSNYTAQRVTQPNKPGQSDQIGEPHGTVVAPDGRVFYIGRGGGDNTQPVVTDWANPEIGKGEGQIHVYDPKTGTVTKAGGLTIFGNKGGGDELVKNEEGLLGIELDPGFMTNGWVYLHYTPHSGINRDTHMAERRVSRFTLDLATNKLDLASEKALLKWPVQIHSCCHSGGGMAWDSKGNLYIATGDNNSSGFSDGYSGNNPQPNFKGVSFADARRTAGNTNNLNGKILRIHPEANGTYTLPDGNLFTGEETAEGGDKTRGEIYVMGVRNPARISVDKKTDTLYAGWVGPDAGAPSTTWGPAKYDTFAAITKAGNQGWPYCMGNKQPYRDRNLPDPTKPLGWYNCDAPKNESPNNDGLVNIPPVTGNTIWYSPQGGAPDYPRDANGIPSYKQAEAKYLLPWLKGGGQATMNGPLYRFDAATAGAEAWPSYWDGKWFVGDFYDQTQPRHAVELDPATAGKGGLPVHAESLKEIIPVGESGIRNLMDWKFAPDGSLYVLDYGRGFFTSDAKSALWRVTYKGGEATPAAADLARKAAQ, translated from the coding sequence ATGCAGCGCGTACCACGCCGCCGGTCAAGATCCCGGCGCGCAATGGCAGCGGCCGTGGTGGCCGGAACGATGGCCGCGACTCTGCTCGGTGGGAACGCCGTGGCGGGTCCGTACCCGGAGCCGCGGGCGACAACGTTGTCCCTTCCGTCGCCTCCCGGCGGGAAGAACGTCAAGGTCCTGGTCTTCCACGGCTCGGCGTCGGAGGAGTCCCCGACCGTCAACGCCGGTATCGAGGCGATCGAGAAGATCGGCCAGTCGGGCCAGACCGGACAGCGCTTCACGACCGTGACCAACGGCGACGGTTCGGTCTTCACCAACGCCACGAAGCTCGGCACGTTCAACGCGGTCGTCTTCCTGACGGGCGGCGGCGACGTGCTGGATCCCGAGCAGGAGGCGGGGCTCGAAGCCTTCGTCGAGGCCGGCGGAGGCTTCGTCGGCATCCGGGACGCGGCGCGCACCGAGCCGTACTCGGAGTGGTTCACCGGACTGATCGGCGCCCGGCCCGCCGGGACCAGCCCCGACACCGTGCAGCGCGCGACCGTCGAGGTGGGGGACCGTCAGCACCCCGCGACCAAGAACCTCCCTCGGGAGTGGAAGCGCTCCGACAAGTGGTTCAACTGGGAGACCAACCCGACCGGTGACGTGCACACCGTGGCCCGTCTGCGGGAGAGCACCTACAACCCGGGTACGGGCGCCAACGGCGCGGACCACCCGATCTCCTGGTGCCGCGACTACGACGGCGGACGCTCCTTCTACACCGGCATGGGCGGCACCGTCGACTCGTACGCCGAGGCCGACTTCCGCGACCACCTGCGTGGCGCGCTGCTGTGGACCACGCGTATCTCGCGCGCCGACTGCAAGGCGTCGATCACCTCCAACTACACGGCGCAGCGGGTCACCCAGCCCAACAAGCCGGGTCAGTCGGACCAGATCGGCGAGCCGCACGGCACCGTCGTGGCGCCCGACGGCCGGGTCTTCTACATCGGCCGCGGCGGCGGCGACAACACCCAGCCCGTGGTGACCGACTGGGCGAACCCGGAGATCGGCAAGGGCGAGGGCCAGATCCACGTCTACGACCCGAAGACCGGGACGGTCACCAAGGCCGGCGGCCTGACCATCTTCGGCAACAAGGGCGGCGGCGACGAACTGGTCAAGAACGAGGAGGGGTTGCTCGGTATCGAGCTGGACCCCGGCTTCATGACCAACGGCTGGGTGTATCTGCACTACACCCCGCACTCCGGGATCAACCGTGACACCCATATGGCCGAGCGCCGGGTCTCCCGGTTCACCCTCGACCTCGCGACCAACAAGCTCGACCTGGCGTCCGAGAAGGCGCTGCTGAAGTGGCCGGTCCAGATCCACAGCTGCTGCCACTCGGGCGGCGGTATGGCGTGGGACTCGAAGGGCAACCTCTACATCGCGACCGGGGACAACAACTCCTCTGGTTTCAGTGACGGTTACTCCGGCAACAACCCGCAGCCGAACTTCAAGGGCGTCTCCTTCGCGGACGCGCGCCGTACGGCCGGCAACACCAACAACCTCAACGGGAAGATCCTGCGGATCCACCCCGAGGCCAACGGCACGTACACGCTGCCCGACGGCAACCTCTTCACGGGCGAGGAGACCGCCGAGGGCGGCGACAAGACCCGCGGTGAGATCTATGTGATGGGTGTGCGCAACCCGGCACGCATCTCGGTCGACAAGAAGACGGACACCCTGTACGCGGGCTGGGTCGGCCCCGACGCGGGCGCCCCGAGCACCACCTGGGGCCCGGCGAAGTACGACACGTTCGCCGCCATCACCAAGGCGGGCAACCAGGGCTGGCCCTACTGCATGGGCAACAAGCAGCCGTACCGCGACCGCAATCTGCCGGACCCGACGAAGCCGCTGGGCTGGTACAACTGCGACGCGCCGAAGAACGAGTCGCCGAACAACGACGGCCTCGTGAACATCCCGCCGGTCACCGGCAACACCATCTGGTACTCGCCGCAGGGCGGCGCGCCGGACTACCCGCGGGACGCCAACGGCATCCCGAGCTACAAGCAGGCCGAGGCGAAGTACCTGCTGCCGTGGCTCAAGGGCGGCGGCCAGGCGACGATGAACGGCCCGCTCTACCGGTTCGACGCGGCCACCGCGGGCGCCGAGGCATGGCCGTCGTACTGGGACGGCAAGTGGTTCGTGGGCGACTTCTACGACCAGACCCAGCCGCGGCACGCCGTGGAGCTCGACCCCGCGACGGCGGGCAAGGGCGGACTGCCCGTGCACGCCGAGTCGTTGAAGGAGATCATCCCGGTCGGTGAGAGCGGCATCCGCAACCTCATGGACTGGAAGTTCGCCCCGGACGGCTCGCTGTACGTGCTCGACTACGGACGTGGCTTCTTCACCTCCGACGCGAAGTCCGCGCTGTGGCGCGTGACGTACAAGGGCGGCGAGGCCACACCCGCCGCCGCGGATCTGGCCAGGAAGGCGGCGCAGTGA
- a CDS encoding VOC family protein, translating into MLTTRFVPGSPNWTDLATPDIEGAKTFYQGVLGWNHVSAGPQFGGYGMFQSDGKTVAGAMQLPADQAPPSWTLYFQTADSEATSAAVKDHGGRVVAEPMDVEDLGRMTLCADPSGAGFATWQPGTNTGLEATDDPGALCWAELTSPDTGAAVTFYGSVFDWGTTSMPMPGGGGDYVMVHPTEKGPDGMFAGIVPASDASAAAPTGPGWLLYFGTADCDAAVAKADQLGGTIVQEPTDIEGVGRFAVLADPYGARFALMQGASQDG; encoded by the coding sequence ATGCTCACCACTCGCTTCGTCCCGGGTTCACCGAACTGGACGGATCTCGCCACACCCGACATCGAAGGCGCGAAGACCTTCTATCAAGGCGTCCTCGGCTGGAACCATGTGTCGGCGGGCCCCCAGTTCGGCGGCTACGGGATGTTCCAGTCCGACGGCAAGACTGTCGCGGGGGCGATGCAGCTCCCCGCCGACCAGGCCCCGCCGTCCTGGACCCTGTACTTCCAGACAGCCGATTCCGAGGCCACCTCCGCCGCCGTGAAGGACCACGGCGGCAGGGTCGTGGCCGAGCCGATGGACGTCGAGGACCTCGGCCGAATGACGCTCTGCGCCGACCCGTCCGGGGCCGGGTTCGCCACCTGGCAGCCGGGCACCAACACCGGCCTGGAGGCCACCGACGACCCCGGCGCACTCTGCTGGGCCGAGCTGACCAGCCCGGACACCGGCGCGGCGGTCACCTTCTACGGCTCCGTCTTCGACTGGGGGACCACCTCCATGCCGATGCCGGGAGGCGGCGGCGACTACGTCATGGTCCACCCCACCGAGAAGGGCCCGGACGGCATGTTCGCCGGGATCGTCCCCGCGTCGGACGCCTCCGCCGCCGCGCCGACGGGGCCGGGCTGGCTCCTGTACTTCGGCACGGCCGACTGCGATGCTGCCGTGGCGAAGGCGGACCAGCTGGGCGGCACGATCGTCCAGGAGCCCACCGACATCGAGGGCGTCGGCCGCTTCGCCGTACTGGCGGACCCGTACGGGGCGCGTTTCGCGCTCATGCAGGGTGCGTCGCAGGACGGCTGA